In Hyphomicrobium denitrificans 1NES1, the genomic stretch CGGAAGATCGGCGTTTGTGCCTCTGACAGCGTTCGCAGGCATCGCCTGCAACGGCGCGCGTTTTTCGGAGATACGTGCGAAGGCATCGAACAGGATCGGCGCGGCGGCGGTACGTCCGAGAATTCCCGGCACGCTGCTATTGTCGGGTTTGCCGACCCAGGCGGCGACGACATATCTGCCGTCGTAACCAATCGCCCAGGCATCTCGGTAACCGTAGGAGGTGCCGGTCTTGTAGGCGAAGCGGCCGCCTTTGGCGTTCGGCGGCGGCGGTGCATCCTTCAGGACATCGGTGACGTACCAAGCCGCGAGCGGAGACATCAGCCGGTGGGCGTTGACGAGCGGCTTGACGCGCGTCGCGGCGACAGCGCGGGCGCGTTCGTCGAGACGATGAACAAGCGTGATGCTGTCTCCGCCGCGCGCGAGGCTGGCGTAAAGTTGCGTCATCTCTTCGAGTGTCAGGCCGGTGCCACCGAGAGCCATCGCGAGCGTCGGTTCGGATTTATCCGGAAAGCGTGCATCGATTCCGGCCCGGCGAAAGCGGCCGACGAGCTTGCCCGGTCCGACACGCGCGAGCACGCGGACGGCCGGAATATTGAGCGATTGTTCGAGCGCTTCACGGATCGAAACGGTGCCGTGAAAATTCTCGTCGAAATTCTTCGGTGCGTAGGTTCCAAAGCGTGTCGGGCGGTCGTCGATCAGCGTTTCCGGGTGCGCGAGCCCTGCCTCGAAAGCGAGACCATAAATGAACGGCTTAAGCGTCGAGCCGGGCGAGCGCACCGCCGTTGCCATATCGACGGCGCCTTGGCGTCCCGCATCCATGTAACCGGCCGATCCGACCTCGGCGAGAATTTCGCCCGTCTGATGATCGGCGACGACAATTGCCGCCGAAACTTTATCGCCGATGAGCTGCGCCTGCTCGGTCGCAAGTTTTTCAAGGCTCGCTTGCAGGGTCCGGTCGAGCGTCAATTTGATAATTTCTTCTTTCGGATGTGCCGCGACCTGCGCTTCGCTCAGGTGCGGCGCGAACATCGGGAAGGCGTAGCGCACTTTCGGAATGCGTTCGGTCTTGGCTTTTGTGGCATCCGCCGCGGTTATGACGTGCGCAGCGACGGCCCGCGTCAGAACACGATCACGGGCGCGGCGTGCGGCTTCGGGATTGCGGTCGAGACGCCGTTGCTCCGGCGATTGCGGGAGTGCGACGAGCAACGCCGCTTCGCCAAGCGAGAGCCGCCGGGGTTCTTTGCCGAAGTAAGCAAGGGACGCCGCTCGGACGCCTTCGAGGTTTCCGCCGAACGGGGCGAGGCGCAGGTAGAGCTTCAGGATCTCCTTCTTGGAGAGCTTGCGTTCGAGTTCGATGGCGCGGGCCATCTGGCGTAGCTTGCCGCTCGTTGTGCGCTCATGCTTGCCGTCGAGAAGGCGTGCGACCTGCATCGTCAGTGTCGAACCGCCGGAGACGATGCGGCCGTGCCTGGCCATTTGTAGGACGGCGCGGAGAACGGCTTTCGGATCGACGCCGTGGTGGCTGTAGAAGCGCTTGTCCTCGAACGCGAACAGCATCTTGAGATAGTGCGGATCGACATCCTTCGGATCGAGCGGCAGGCGCCAATTGCCTTCTGGCGTTGTGAAGGCCCGCAGCAGCCGGCCCTCGCGATCGACGACAGTGACGGACGTTGCTTTTGCTTCTTCGAGAAGCAGTGGTCCGGCATCGGCAAAGGCTTTGTAGTAGAGGCCGTATGCGGTGCCGACACCCACAAGGATCGTCACAAACGTTGCGAGTACCAACCTCCGTGCGGTTGCGATGCGCGGCCGCGATCTACTTCTCCCCTCCCCTTGACGAGGAGGGGTCGGGGGTGGGGTGTCTTCGGAGAGTGGGTTCACCGAACTCGCAGACGCATCGCTTCCCCCCACCCCTAACCCCTCCCCGCGATGGGGGAGGGGTATAGGGAAGAAAGCTCTAGCCTCCCCCGTTCCGCGAAGGGGAATGAGAGAGGCCAGCCGTTTCGCGATGGGCTGCAGAAACCGCAAATCACTCACTCCTTCGCGGAGACCGTCAGCGTGCCGGCGGCGGTGCGAGCATAGCGCTCGGGGCGATACATGTCCTCGACCGTTGCGGCGGGATGCACGAAGGTGCCAGGGCTTACGGCGCGAACGATGTAGGCGAGCGTCGCGGAGACCCGAGGCGCCTTCTGTGCCGTGCCGTCTGGTGTTGCGATCGCGCTGTCGTTCGGTGTTTCCGCGGCGTCGCCTTCGACCGAGCCGTTCTCTTCGCTCGTCGTGCGGACGTTGGCGAAGTTGAACGCGGCGACGAAGCGATCGTCACGGAACTCCGTGTGCTCGGGTTCGGCGGTCGATTTCAGCCAGCTCAGGCCCGCGATCGAACCGCTGTCGACGAGATGCGGGTTTTCGATCTCGAAGCCTGCGGGCAAGCGATCGACGACCATGACGCGGCCGCTTTCATCCTCCGACGTGACCTTCACCGTGATGACGAAGCGATCGTTCTGCTTCACGTCCGCCTTGCCGCCCGTCAAGCTCGCGAGATCGACCGGCTTGCCATCGAGCGTGTAGGCTTGCCGCTCGATCTTGAAGCCTTTCGATGCAGGTGGTTCCGGCGTCAGCGCCGCGCCGATGACCGAGATCACCGCATCGACGGCCGTGTCGCCGTTGTTGGTGATCGTCAGCGCGCCGTTCTTGAGTTCGGCGGGCGTCAGACCGCGCAGCACGGGACCGGACGACGGCTTGCCGTCAACCGACAAGGTCGTCGCCTTCACCTCGTCGTTCAAGGCTTTGGCTGCGAGCAGCATCCAAGCCTGTTCCTGCGTCGAGGTGTAATTGCGCGTCTCGTAGGCTTTGGCGATGACGCTTGCGAGCTTCGGCTGCTCGTCTTTCGCGACGCCGGTCTCGGCGGCAAGCGCCACCAAGGCTGCACCATCGCGTAACGTCGAGCCATAGTCGCTGCGATAGCCGAAGTCCGGCGTTACGTCGGGCATCATCGCGAGGGCCGCCGAGAAAGCACGCTCGGCGCGGTCCTTGTCGCCCATCATCGCCATCGCAGCGCCGATCTGCGCTTTCGCAAGCGGCGTCGAGAAGCGGTCGATGCGCGTATCGGCGTAGTAGCGAAGATCGCCGATCGGCGCGCGGCCGTTGCGGGCGAGAACGTAGAGCGCATAGGCCCGGTCTTCGCCGCCTTTCTCGAAGTCGGACGCATAAGCGATGAAGTTCTGCAGCCGGTCGAGTGCGCGATTGAAGCCTTCCCGCGGCACGTCGTAGTTCGCTTCCTTGGCGCGCGTCAGGAAATCGGTGACGTAGCCTGTCAACCACAGATCGGTGGACGACGGGCCCCAGACGCCGAAGGCGCCGGAGGAGTCCTGCATCTCGAAGACGCGGGCGATGGCGTTCTGCACGCGCTCTTTCAGCGCCTTGTCTTCCGCGATGCCGACCTGTGCCGCGAGGGCGTTCGCAACGACGAGCGGCATGGCGCGGGAGACGGTCTGCTCGGCACAGCCGTACGGATAGCGGTCAAGCTGTGCAAGAAGCGTCGGCACATCGAGCCGTGCGGCGGGTCCGACCGACAGGTTGATGCGCGTGCGGGACGGGATCAGATCGTACGCCAGATCCGAGCTGACGCTGAGTTTACCACCTGGCTTCAGCGAGGAGATCGTCGTGCGTTTGACGTCGCCCGCGGGCGGCAGGACCTCAAACGTCATTTCGCGCTTGACGGCGATGTCATTCGGGCCGGTGACGACGGCTTTCAGAGTCAGGTGGCCAAGCTCGTCCGGCTTGAAGTCGATGCGCTGCATCGTCCGTTCGCCGGTTTTGAGATCGACCGTCTTGTCGGTAATCGACGTCAGCGTCTCGTTGGTGTCGTCGCCCTGCTTTTTCGAAAGCGTGAGCTTGTAGGACGCTGCCGGTCCGTCGACGTTGTGCATGTCGAAGCCGAGCTTGACGTCGTCACCAAGCGTCATGAAGCGCGGGACGGCGACGGTCAGTGCAACCGCGTCGCGAACGATCAGGTCGCCTGAGCCGTGGCCGACTTTGTCCTTGCTCCACGCGACCGCCATGACGCGGACGGTGCCGTTGAAGTCAGGCAGTTCGAAATTGACGGTCGCCGTGCCGTCTTCGCGCACCCGCACGATGCCGGAATAGAGCGAGACGACGGTTTCGACGGTCGGATTGCCTTGCATTGTCGGGCCACCGGCGTCGCCGCCGGAACGGAGCTTGCCGCGGTCGGCGCGCATGCCGTCGATCAGGCGACCGTAGAAGTCGCGGATTTCAAACGACAGCTTCTGCTGCTGATTGAACCAGTTTTCAGGAGCTGGCGCCTCGTAGCGCGTGAGATTGAGGATGCCGAGATCGACGGCCGCGACGGCGACACGTGCGTCTTCGCCTGGCGCCAAGCCATCGATTTTCAGCGGCACGTCGATCTTGCTTCCGGACTTGACTTTGTTCGGCAGCGTCACCGCGACTTTGAGTTGGCGGGCGCTCTGATCGACGGGTAGCCACTTGATGCCGATGGCGCGGCCCGGCATGCGCTTCTGGACTTCGTCCATCGGACGATAGAGGAGGGCGGTGACGTAGGCACCTGGACCCCAGGTGTCGGAGACGGGCACGTCCACTTCGCCACCGCCTTTGGCGATCTCGACCTCCTTCGTCATGTGAAGGCCGGTGCCGAGAACCGTGATGAGGGCTTTGCCGCCAAGCTTCGATGCTATGCGCAGCTTGGCGGTGTCGCCAGATTTGTAGCTATCCTTGTCGAGCGCGACGTCGAGCTGCTCGGGGCTATCGACGGTGTCGCCCGAGGTATACCAACCCGCGTTGAAGACAACGCTCGATGCCGGGCCGTCGGCATCGTTCGAGGCGATGTCGAGTCGGTAGCGTCCCCAGCTGATGGCCTGCGAGACGCGTGCCGGTTTGGCGGCGGATATTGACAGCGGGCCGCTGCCGATCTTCCGTTTCACGGTGACGGCCTCGTAGGTCCACGAGCCGTCGCGGCGGTACCATTGCCAGTTGGTGTCGAGGCGCGTCAGCGTCCATGTCAGATTTTCGTTTGCTTCTGGCTTGTTGTTGGCGTCGAGCAGCACGACGTCGAAGCCGGCGCTCTGATCTTCGGGCGCAGTGAAGTTATCGAACAGCGGCTTGATGCCGATGCGTTCGAGCTTGAGATCGACGGGCAAAGTCAGGTTGCGCTCGATCGTGCGGCCACCGGCTTCGCGCAGCTTGACGCTGATTGCGGCTTCAAGCGGCTTCGGCGTCCGCGGCAGTTGCGGCAGTGCGATCGGAATCGCGGCTTTGCCGTCGTTGTCCATCGCGAGGTTCGACTGAAGCGGCTGGCGCACCGGGTTCACGGATTCGTCCGCCTGTCCGAAGACATAGCCTGCATAGCCCGGAACGTCCTTGTTCGATGCTTTGACGACGACTTCGCCTTCGAGGCCGAGGCCAGCGGCGGGTGGGCCGTAGAGATAGTGTCCGTCGGCGTTGATCGCCTGGTTCTCGTCCGGTGTCAGCGCGGTGACGTTGGCCGAAAGTTTCATGTCGAGACGTTCAGGCACGAAGTCTTCGACGAGGAACGAGCGTTCCGCGATTGCCGAGTCCTTTGGGTCGGTGTGCAGCCAGAGCCGCCATGTGCCAGTCATCGCAGTTTTCGCGAGCTGCAATGTGAAGTCGCGGCCGCCGAGGCCCTGATCGTTCATCACCGTGCGCGTCTGCTCGACGCCGTCGGGGCGGGTGACGATCAGCGTTGTTGGAATGGAGGATGACTTGCCGAACTGATCGCGCACCAGCGCGGTGATGTTGACGTCTTCGCCGCCGCGGTAGACGCCGCGTTCGGTGTACATGAAGGCGTCGACAGGTCCTGCCGGATCGCGACCTTTGACGCCGCGATCCGAGAGATCAAAAGCATTGAGCGTCAGGTCAAGGAAAGCGTATTCGCCCTCGCCTTTCTGCGCGACGAGGATCGCGGGGGCCGAGCCGCCTTCGCCTTTCGTCATGGCGGCGTTGAACTTCGCGTAGCCGTTGTCGTCGGTTTTCGCCGTTGCCAGCACTTCGTTGTTGCGGGCAATGAGCTTGACGTTCGTTCCGGCAATTGCCGTCGCTTCGCTGAGCGAGCGGACGAACGCATGAATGCCGTCGCCGCCTGTGAAAGCGGTCAGTCCGAGATCGGAGACGATGAACCACTGGGTCGCGCGCTCGTAGCTGTCGTTCTTCGATTTTTCGGAGGGCGTCGCGACCATGACGTAGACGCCCGGCTCGAGGTTGCCGGTCGCCTCGGTTACGGGAACTGCGGTCGTCACCTCCTCGTTGAGCTTGGAAGCGATGTCCATCGTACCAGAATAGACCTTGATGCCGGTTCGATCGCGAATGGTTTCGACATCATAGCTCGAAAGCTGGCGCTGCATATCGCCCGACTGCAACGTCGTCGCAAGCGCGCGATCGCCGATGCGATAAACTTCGACGTTGATCTTGCTCGTGTTGGTCGTGACGACCGGGATGCCCTGCTGGCCGCGAGACGGCAGCACATAGGCTTTGCCGCCGAAGCGCACGAACGGCGAGCGGTCCGGTACGTAGACAGCAATGTCGGAGGTCTTGAGCAGATTTTCGCCGACGTTCGAGGGTAACCCGGCACGGATCTGCACGACATAGCGTTCGCCGTGCTTCAGTCCTTCGACGCAGAGCTGGCGGCCGTCCTGGACGAGGTTCTGCGGGTCCTTGCCGTTGACCGAGACGAATTTCGCGACGTCGGTTTGCGTGCGGCTCAGGTCTTCGGAAAATTCGAGACAAAGGCGCGGCGGAGTCGTCTCGTTGTCGGTCTTATAATCGGTCATGCGGAAGCCGTACTGGCCGCGCAGCTTGTCGTAGGCTTCGCGCGTTGCCTGATCGTCTGCGAGATCGAGGCTGAGTTTCATCGCGTCGATAGCCGGGCGCCAGTAGGAGCGCCGTTCGAGCGTTTGGCCGAGAACGAAAAGCGCGTGCGCTTGGTCTGCGGAAGCGCTCGCGAGCTGATAGCCGCGATAGGCGGCGCCCGACGCATAAATCGGAAGATCGTAGCGTTCGCTGCCGGAGTTCGGATCGGGCTTGATTGCGATGAGCGCCTCTGCGAGGCGCGTCCAGGTCGTCCAGTCCTTGTCATTTTCGGCAACGGCAGCGGCGAGGTTTCGCGAGGCTGCGCGCGGATCAGTCTCGAAGATCTTTTCGGCGTCGGCTTTTAGAACGGCCGCAGGCTTGCCCTCGGGTTTCCAGTTTGCTTTCAGGAAGGCTTCATAGCGTTTGGCGTCGGCAGCGATGCCCTGGTGCAGAAAGACCTTGTCGGCGGCAAGAGCGCCATTGATCGTCGCCAGCAGCAGAGTCGAAATGAATGCAAGGCGCGCGAAGAAAAACATGGGTGCCATCCTGTTATTGCGTGAGAGCGCGCAGGGGCACCCTCAGCGTAGCCCGGGCGGAGTATCGTTCCAGGGCAAGGAGGCCGGAAGCCCAACAAGAGCCAACGGCCGAAGCGCGGCGGTAATTTGCCAATTGCCGATGCTTGTCCGTTCTTGCGCCCTTTTTTCGTAAGGGCGCGGCGGATCACCTGAAATGTATCAGACGCGGGACGAGCGGGGATAACATCAGCGCAAGATATTGAGCGCCGCGACAAGGTTAATCCATGTCGCGATCAATCAAGCTTTATTGCTGAATTTCGTGCAGAGAGATCTGGTCTCTTATTGCCTATTGCCGGTGTGACCAGGGAAGGTCGGGACCGTTTCCTGCAGCGATGATTTCCGGTGCGACTCGAGCGTCTTTCGACGACATCAGCGGCTTGGCGCGCGCCCAAAGTTTTTCGAAGGAAACGGTGGCGCACTTGCGTGCGACGGGGTCGGCCTTGTGATAGAGTTCGAAAGCATCTCGTTTATTCGGGTCGCGGCGCAGACAGTCGCCGATCCAGACGTGTGTGCGGCCGACGACAAGCTGTTCGTGCGACGCGCCGAAGCGGGGGTCCGAGAGAAGGCGGAATTCGA encodes the following:
- the pbpC gene encoding penicillin-binding protein 1C, which produces MTILVGVGTAYGLYYKAFADAGPLLLEEAKATSVTVVDREGRLLRAFTTPEGNWRLPLDPKDVDPHYLKMLFAFEDKRFYSHHGVDPKAVLRAVLQMARHGRIVSGGSTLTMQVARLLDGKHERTTSGKLRQMARAIELERKLSKKEILKLYLRLAPFGGNLEGVRAASLAYFGKEPRRLSLGEAALLVALPQSPEQRRLDRNPEAARRARDRVLTRAVAAHVITAADATKAKTERIPKVRYAFPMFAPHLSEAQVAAHPKEEIIKLTLDRTLQASLEKLATEQAQLIGDKVSAAIVVADHQTGEILAEVGSAGYMDAGRQGAVDMATAVRSPGSTLKPFIYGLAFEAGLAHPETLIDDRPTRFGTYAPKNFDENFHGTVSIREALEQSLNIPAVRVLARVGPGKLVGRFRRAGIDARFPDKSEPTLAMALGGTGLTLEEMTQLYASLARGGDSITLVHRLDERARAVAATRVKPLVNAHRLMSPLAAWYVTDVLKDAPPPPNAKGGRFAYKTGTSYGYRDAWAIGYDGRYVVAAWVGKPDNSSVPGILGRTAAAPILFDAFARISEKRAPLQAMPANAVRGTNADLPAPLKRWRDPGDDPAAGRFIEPPVLISFPPDQSEIEEADLGGDPLVLKADGGALPLIWLIDGKPIKSDAHSREVTWQPETSGFAKLTVIDAKGRTDRASIRLR
- a CDS encoding alpha-2-macroglobulin family protein gives rise to the protein MFFFARLAFISTLLLATINGALAADKVFLHQGIAADAKRYEAFLKANWKPEGKPAAVLKADAEKIFETDPRAASRNLAAAVAENDKDWTTWTRLAEALIAIKPDPNSGSERYDLPIYASGAAYRGYQLASASADQAHALFVLGQTLERRSYWRPAIDAMKLSLDLADDQATREAYDKLRGQYGFRMTDYKTDNETTPPRLCLEFSEDLSRTQTDVAKFVSVNGKDPQNLVQDGRQLCVEGLKHGERYVVQIRAGLPSNVGENLLKTSDIAVYVPDRSPFVRFGGKAYVLPSRGQQGIPVVTTNTSKINVEVYRIGDRALATTLQSGDMQRQLSSYDVETIRDRTGIKVYSGTMDIASKLNEEVTTAVPVTEATGNLEPGVYVMVATPSEKSKNDSYERATQWFIVSDLGLTAFTGGDGIHAFVRSLSEATAIAGTNVKLIARNNEVLATAKTDDNGYAKFNAAMTKGEGGSAPAILVAQKGEGEYAFLDLTLNAFDLSDRGVKGRDPAGPVDAFMYTERGVYRGGEDVNITALVRDQFGKSSSIPTTLIVTRPDGVEQTRTVMNDQGLGGRDFTLQLAKTAMTGTWRLWLHTDPKDSAIAERSFLVEDFVPERLDMKLSANVTALTPDENQAINADGHYLYGPPAAGLGLEGEVVVKASNKDVPGYAGYVFGQADESVNPVRQPLQSNLAMDNDGKAAIPIALPQLPRTPKPLEAAISVKLREAGGRTIERNLTLPVDLKLERIGIKPLFDNFTAPEDQSAGFDVVLLDANNKPEANENLTWTLTRLDTNWQWYRRDGSWTYEAVTVKRKIGSGPLSISAAKPARVSQAISWGRYRLDIASNDADGPASSVVFNAGWYTSGDTVDSPEQLDVALDKDSYKSGDTAKLRIASKLGGKALITVLGTGLHMTKEVEIAKGGGEVDVPVSDTWGPGAYVTALLYRPMDEVQKRMPGRAIGIKWLPVDQSARQLKVAVTLPNKVKSGSKIDVPLKIDGLAPGEDARVAVAAVDLGILNLTRYEAPAPENWFNQQQKLSFEIRDFYGRLIDGMRADRGKLRSGGDAGGPTMQGNPTVETVVSLYSGIVRVREDGTATVNFELPDFNGTVRVMAVAWSKDKVGHGSGDLIVRDAVALTVAVPRFMTLGDDVKLGFDMHNVDGPAASYKLTLSKKQGDDTNETLTSITDKTVDLKTGERTMQRIDFKPDELGHLTLKAVVTGPNDIAVKREMTFEVLPPAGDVKRTTISSLKPGGKLSVSSDLAYDLIPSRTRINLSVGPAARLDVPTLLAQLDRYPYGCAEQTVSRAMPLVVANALAAQVGIAEDKALKERVQNAIARVFEMQDSSGAFGVWGPSSTDLWLTGYVTDFLTRAKEANYDVPREGFNRALDRLQNFIAYASDFEKGGEDRAYALYVLARNGRAPIGDLRYYADTRIDRFSTPLAKAQIGAAMAMMGDKDRAERAFSAALAMMPDVTPDFGYRSDYGSTLRDGAALVALAAETGVAKDEQPKLASVIAKAYETRNYTSTQEQAWMLLAAKALNDEVKATTLSVDGKPSSGPVLRGLTPAELKNGALTITNNGDTAVDAVISVIGAALTPEPPASKGFKIERQAYTLDGKPVDLASLTGGKADVKQNDRFVITVKVTSEDESGRVMVVDRLPAGFEIENPHLVDSGSIAGLSWLKSTAEPEHTEFRDDRFVAAFNFANVRTTSEENGSVEGDAAETPNDSAIATPDGTAQKAPRVSATLAYIVRAVSPGTFVHPAATVEDMYRPERYARTAAGTLTVSAKE